Proteins encoded within one genomic window of Naumovozyma dairenensis CBS 421 chromosome 6, complete genome:
- the RIA1 gene encoding GTPase RIA1 (similar to Saccharomyces cerevisiae RIA1 (YNL163C); ancestral locus Anc_2.92): MARVGPDTFKRLQNDPSCIRNVCIVAHVDHGKTSLSDSLLASNGIISQRLAGKIRFLDARPDEQLRGITMESSAISLYFRVLHKQDGKDEPLVNEHLVNLIDSPGHIDFSSEVSTASRLCDGAIVLVDVVEGVCSQTITVLRQCWTENLKPILVLNKIDRLIMELQLTPQEAYIHMNKIIEQVNSVLGSFFAGERQFEDEEWREQLELNKNAKFVEKDDSNIYFNPMDNNVIFASAIDGWGFNIGQLVKFYEQKLGAKRENLQKVLWGDFFMDPRTKKIINNKSLKGRALKPLFVSLILDNIWKIYENVIVERNTDMIEKITNALQIKLQPRDLRSKDDKQLLKTIMGQWLPVSTAVLLTVIEKLPSPLESQHNRLDTILGKDHDKSLIDPTLLTAMDKCDRDGPASCFCSPRCFHSKGRITNPDKWLPSTNDLIEKSRKAREEVLNAAKRAEMVEKMSNMNVTDSQKEQSEEVDNLYTRAQDTVVTPEVEPEVKPKKRFNSEPMKNTTENDSFQIVTEPAPEFDLGFEYEEDPEEDPDTAVDFNTDFVPEIDSSDPLNSLFEYEEDDPFAPTTDTAALQDGNEGEKKIDDDLFDETDEVLIAFARIYSGSLKIGQEISVLGPKYNPKHPNEHIQKATITNLYLFMGKELLPLDVCPSGNIVGIGGLAGKVLKNGTLVAEGVQGINLAAVDFHTTPIVRVAVEPANPVEMNKLARGLKLLNLADPCIETYMTDTGEHILCTAGELHLERCLKDLKERFAGIEISHSEPAIPYRETFLSTSDMNPPKNSNLGRGITELTLGPYKMKLGTVPLSEDVTDFLDKHESVIKSILNGSTGHFENQKGAIEQRIFLEKLQEVLESDEKNKGLYGDYLKKIAALGPHRTGCNILVSENELLDSLFDSTIHGKFEFTDSILNGFQLSVNEGPLANEPVQGMCVIIEDIHIMDDSELVAIEDPHYQVDIPNLSGRFITATRDQIHESFLDWSSRIMWAMYTCDIQTSVEVLGKVYAVIQQRHGKIVSEEMKEGTPFFQIRAHIPVIEAFGLSEDIRKRTSGSAQPQLVFNGFECIDMDPFWVPTTEEELEELGDTADRENIARKHMNAIRRRKGLFIEEKVIQNAEKQRTLKRN, encoded by the coding sequence ATGGCAAGAGTCGGACCAGATACATTCAAAAGATTACAGAATGATCCATCATGCATAAGGAACGTCTGTATAGTCGCACATGTGGATCATGGTAAGACATCCTTATCagattcattattagcTTCCAACGGTATCATATCTCAAAGATTAGCTGGTAAAATTAGATTTTTGGACGCAAGACCAGATGAACAATTACGTGGTATTACTATGGAATCATCAGctatttcattatattttagGGTCTTACATAAACAGGATGGGAAAGACGAACCATTGGTTAATGAACATTTGGTTAATTTGATCGATTCTCCTGGTCATATCGATTTCTCAAGTGAAGTTAGTACAGCGTCAAGATTGTGTGATGGTGCTATCGTGCTAGTTGATGTGGTGGAAGGTGTTTGTTCTCAAACTATAACTGTCTTGAGACAATGCTGGACAGAAAATTTAAAGCCTATATTAGTTTTGAATAAGATTGATAGATTGATTATGGAATTACAATTGACACCACAAGAAGCATATATTCATATGAATAAGATTATTGAACAAGTTAACTCCGTTCTGGGGTCATTCTTTGCAGGTGAAAGAcaatttgaagatgaagaatggAGAGAACAATTAGAACTTAATAAAAATGCCAAATTTGTAGAAAAAGATGATTCAAATATCTACTTCAATCCAATGGATAATAACGTGATTTTTGCCTCAGCAATTGATGGATGGGGATTCAATATTGGTCAATTAGTTAAATTTTATGAACAGAAGTTAGGCGCAAAGAGAGAGAATTTACAAAAAGTTCTTTGGGGTGATTTCTTCATGGATCCTAGAACTAAAAAGATAATTAACAATAAAAGTCTGAAAGGGAGAGCTTTGAAACCATTGTTTGTTTCGTTAATATTGGAcaatatttggaaaatttatgaaaatgTTATTGTTGAAAGAAATACTGATATGATTGAAAAGATAACGAATGCTCTCCAAATCAAGTTACAACCTCGTGATTTAAGGTCAAAAGATGACaaacaattattgaaaacgATCATGGGTCAATGGTTACCAGTAAGTACAGCTGTCTTATTAACAGTCATTGAGAAATTACCATCTCCGTTGGAATCTCAGCATAATAGATTAGATACAATTTTAGGGAAAGACCATGACAAATCGCTGATTGATCCGACCTTACTGACCGCTATGGATAAATGTGATAGAGATGGACCCGCCTCGTGCTTTTGTTCTCCAAGATGCTTCCATTCCAAGGGAAGAATTACCAATCCAGACAAGTGGCTCCCATCTACCAATGACCtgattgaaaaaagtaGAAAGGCGAGAGAAGAAGTGTTGAATGCAGCCAAACGCGCTGAAATGGTTGAAAAGATGAGTAACATGAATGTCACGGATTCCCAGAAGGAACAATCAGAGGAAgttgataatttatataCAAGAGCTCAAGATACTGTCGTAACGCCTGAAGTTGAACCTGAAGTTAAACCTaagaaaagatttaatTCTGAACCAATGAAAAATACAACAGAAAATGATTCTTTCCAAATTGTGACTGAGCCTGCCCCTGAATTCGATTTAGGTtttgaatatgaagaagatcCAGAAGAAGACCCAGATACTGCTGTTGATTTTAATACAGATTTTGTTCCAGAAATAGATTCAAGTGATCCTCtgaattctttatttgaataCGAAGAAGACGATCCTTTCGCCCCAACAACAGATACCGCTGCTTTACAGGATGGAAATGAAggtgaaaagaaaatagatGATGACCTGTTTGATGAAACTGACGAAGTTTTGATTGCTTTTGCTAGAATATATAGCGGTTCCTTGAAAATCGGTCAAGAAATTTCCGTTTTAGGACCTAAATATAATCCCAAACATCCAAATGAACATATTCAGAAGGCGACTATTACTAATTTATACCTCTTCATGGGTAAGGAGCTTCTCCCATTAGATGTTTGTCCATCAGGAAATATCGTTGGTATTGGTGGGTTAGCCGGGAAAGTCTTGAAAAACGGTACTTTAGTCGCAGAGGGTGTTCAAGGCATTAATCTTGCTGCAGTTGATTTCCATACGACCCCTATTGTTCGTGTTGCTGTAGAGCCAGCCAACCCTGTTGAAATGAATAAACTAGCTCGTggtttgaaattattgaaccTAGCAGATCCATGTATTGAAACATATATGACTGATACTGGTGAACATATCCTATGTACAGCCGGTGAATTGCATCTGGAAAGATGtttaaaagatttgaaagaaaggTTTGCTGGCATAGAGATTAGTCATTCCGAACCTGCTATTCCATATAGAGAAACGTTTTTGTCAACTTCTGATATGAATCCACCGAAGAATTCTAATCTAGGTAGAGGAATCACCGAATTGACTTTAGGCCCATATAAGATGAAGCTAGGAACAGTTCCATTATCTGAAGATGTTACAGATTTCTTAGATAAGCATGAATCCGTTATTAAATCCATCTTAAATGGTTCTACAGGCCATTTTGAGAATCAGAAGGGTGCTATTGAACAGAGAAtctttcttgaaaaattacaagaagtCCTAGAGTCagatgaaaagaataaaggTTTATATGGAGATTACCTAAAAAAAATCGCAGCTTTGGGACCTCACAGAACTGGTTGTAATATTCTTGTTTCAGAAAATGAGTTACTAGATAGTTTATTCGACTCTACTATTCATGGTAAGTTTGAATTTACAGATTCTATACTTAATGGGTTCCAATTGTCAGTCAATGAAGGACCTTTAGCAAATGAACCGGTACAAGGTATGTGTGTTATAATCGAAGATATACATATAATGGATGATTCAGAATTGGTAGCTATTGAAGATCCACATTATCAAGTTGATATTCCAAACTTGTCTGGTAGGTTTATCACAGCTACTAGAGATCAAATTCATGAATCATTCTTAGATTGGTCTTCAAGAATAATGTGGGCTATGTATACATGCGACATTCAAACATCTGTTGAAGTTCTGGGTAAAGTATATGCTGTTATCCAACAAAGACATGGGAAAATCGTTTCTGAAGAAATGAAGGAAGGTACTCcttttttccaaattagaGCACATATTCCCGTAATAGAAGCTTTTGGTTTAAGTGAAGATATTAGGAAGAGAACGTCAGGTTCTGCACAACCTCAACTTGTTTTCAATGGCTTTGAATGTATCGACATGGATCCATTCTGGGTTCCAACCACAGAGGAAGAACTAGAAGAATTAGGTGATACCGCTGATAGAGAAAACATAGCACGTAAACACATGAATGCTATTAGAAGACGGAAAGGTTTATTTATCGAGGAAAAAGTTATTCAAAATGCAGAAAAGCAACGTACTTTGaagagaaattga
- the IBD2 gene encoding Ibd2p (similar to Saccharomyces cerevisiae IBD2 (YNL164C); ancestral locus Anc_2.91), whose product MSKSSKRHDTSIELVSQNGPIPINVMMQEGVKALTKILSNQLQDRKVFDNPQQSMQFVIRNGANKMSKVNLQINKTRKKKQPSKQSTGEEGADIDDDIVELDNKSNYHVNGSVKSSEVQSENKDELSDEEYDDPELHLDADDNDDGEAEIIFDYETNGDDTPEGLSARISQMIESVLPSEFQAEAHGRLRAVVNGDELNITEIDDDDEEDDLTTNHDSIAQIGVRHNHHSSPGQREHINNSELNHQHHQRHQSRRHEGINEHEEMDDDAGEEENSEHEGCCPHHQHHNQLRNFRNGNYHDYNYPTDSYNKPNFSILLDQKEPACMFCEYYLVFGEAPRNMIKWYNRMYGYSRLPHSNDRGYHDRKGQH is encoded by the coding sequence atgaGTAAATCCTCAAAGAGACATGATACTTCAATTGAATTAGTATCACAGAATGGTCCCATACCCATTAATGTAATGATGCAAGAAGGTGTTAAGGCACTTACAAAGATCTTATCAAACCAATTGCAAGATAGGAAAGTATTTGATAATCCTCAACAATCGATGCAATTTGTTATCAGGAATGGAGCTAATAAGATGTCAAAGGTTAATCtacaaattaataaaacacggaagaagaagcaacCATCAAAGCAATCTACTGGTGAGGAAGGTGCTGATATCGATGATGATATCGTTGAGTTAGATAATAAAAGCAACTATCATGTCAATGGATCAGTAAAGAGTTCAGAAGTGCAGAGTGAGAATAAGGATGAACTTTCAGACgaagaatatgatgatCCAGAACTTCATCTTGATGCAGATGATAACGATGATGGTGAAGCTGAAATCATTTTTGATTACGAAACGAACGGTGATGATACTCCAGAGGGATTAAGTGCTCGTATTTCTCAAATGATAGAATCTGTGTTACCTAGCGAGTTTCAAGCTGAGGCCCATGGAAGACTTCGTGCAGTGGTGAATGGAGATGAACTAAATATTACAGAAAtagatgatgacgatgaagaagatgacCTTACTACGAATCATGATAGTATTGCTCAGATAGGGGTACGACATAATCACCATTCATCCCCAGGTCAAAGAGAACATATCAACAACAGTGAACTCaatcatcagcatcatcagCGTCATCAATCGAGGCGACATGAAGGAATAAATGAACATGAAGAGATGGACGACGATGCAGGAGAAGAGGAAAATTCTGAACATGAAGGATGTTGCCCGCATCACCAGCACCACAATCAACTTCGAAATTTTAGAAATGGCAACTATCATGATTATAACTATCCGACTgattcatataataaaccGAATTTCTCAATATTACTTGATCAAAAAGAGCCTGCTTGCATGTTTTGTGAATATTATCTAGTATTTGGAGAAGCGCCTCGAAATATGATTAAATGGTATAATCGAATGTATGGTTACAGTCGTCTACCTCATTCTAATGATAGAGGGTATCATGATCGAAAAGGACAACattaa
- the NDAI0F03250 gene encoding uncharacterized protein (similar to Saccharomyces cerevisiae YNL165W; ancestral locus Anc_2.89), whose protein sequence is MDRVRAIIGNRRRNDNAHSSATDPYDVGTQGGRVESSQDMPFHAPDDDQITMFESENGMNDAEDDDNVTFVSDTSTIGDLQRRGFVNRCPQFDSRRSIPLTSIVLARGFYAFPSEKSFKIYLHNKRKFDNINLKDGLGIPLFHLIPSNVMKSIFSNKSTPVMKIYKYIIMTKEDLAKEEEIFQNDISTSNLSLNEKLNEQDESKIRHPREEIFKAKDDSFTIFKIEFCTVYREIVHYNQCKHNFVFYEEFQNIPMINYSQRKHSDTVVSGMNLRWYGTTGFASPFGSTNFKLLVLDDGFPSYMTSSNIEEYDEQVRTSTTGRRPLGFMPVWAKYSDEKATVLPKKRTLRLANLDIREMSNDTDIENNPDLRNGILNVPWETQILTCMCMVLHEYESRKDKRHSGAVNNTFMGPLYM, encoded by the coding sequence ATGGATAGAGTAAGAGCAATCATTGGTAATCGTCGAAGAAATGATAATGCACACAGTTCTGCTACTGATCCTTATGATGTAGGTACACAGGGAGGAAGAGTGGAATCATCCCAAGATATGCCATTTCATGCACCTGATGATGATCAAATAACTATGTTTGAATCTGAAAATGGCATGAATGATGCTGAAGATGACGACAATGTTACATTCGTTTCAGATACCTCTACGATAGGTGATTTACAAAGACGAGGGTTCGTGAATAGGTGTCCTCAATTCGATAGTAGGAGATCCATACCATTAACGTCAATCGTACTTGCTAGAGGATTTTATGCATTCCCTAGTGAGAAATCATTCAAGATATACTTGCATAATAAGAggaaatttgataatattaatttgaaagacGGCCTGGGGATACCTCTATTCCATTTAATCCCATCAAATGTAATGAAgtcaattttttccaataaaTCAACTCCagtaatgaaaatatataaatacatTATAATGACAAAGGAAGACCTGGcgaaggaagaagaaattttccaaaatgatATTTCGACAAGTAACTTGTCATTGAATgagaaattaaatgaacAAGATGAATCCAAGATACGGCATCCTAgagaagaaatatttaaagCTAAAGATGATTCTTTCAcgattttcaaaattgaattctGTACCGTGTACAGAGAAATTGTGCACTATAATCAATGTAAACATAATTTTGTGTTCTATGAAGAGTTCCAAAATATTCCAATGATTAATTATTCTCAAAGGAAACATAGTGATACTGTTGTATCAGGGATGAATCTTCGATGGTATGGTACCACTGGGTTTGCATCACCGTTTGGTTCaacaaattttaaattattagttCTTGACGATGGATTCCCATCGTATATGACTTCTTCTAATATCgaagaatatgatgaaCAAGTTAGGACATCGACTACGGGAAGGAGACCGCTCGGTTTTATGCCTGTTTGGGCGAAATATTCAGATGAAAAGGCTACTGTActaccaaaaaaaagaacCCTGAGGTTAGCAAATCTAGATATTCGTGAAATGTCGAATGATAcagatattgaaaataaccCTGATTTAAGAAATGGAATTTTAAATGTACCTTGGGAAACACAGATTTTAACTTGTATGTGCATGGTACTACACGAATATGAATCTAGAAAGGATAAGCGTCATAGTGGAGCCGTAAATAATACGTTTATGGGCCctttatatatgtaa
- the BNI5 gene encoding Bni5p (similar to Saccharomyces cerevisiae BNI5 (YNL166C); ancestral locus Anc_2.88) produces MGLDEEKLKKRLSQIEIDIDEMNAMIDENLQLNKPFVEGNINHADGSDSNNREETEENNQEDEALPEQNIDPQEDDDSETAVPEIDVDIATDSNNQMKPVDTQETDAWEDEEKKEEEIEFEKEEAEEEEKHDEAITEANEELNEGDFEDVVSETKSQPATGEALPVDGNERDTQIPDSQSQETEQPEKSLDSSSVNGENAEDIDRDESYEYEEVTVTDSEEDGEPEAESEQQQKVDATKLILPQSYTKDGNVKQDLEDDEETTDDDSYEYEEVTVTDSDEAAIGQGEEDEAEEQSSKDEEAKKSDPESNDHENNEKTPEKEATPILAKTVDNITPSDVGAPLPEDNEAPRAKDSGVDLSLKLEPEVLLAARDAKKTLPITNPFSSSSRKSVETEAESSIAPANQEPEPNSVPSPSPVLTHQGKVLEMQKRLFQQSPELQTPANFEDNNNPSRSIRSNNNSFTTREKLPKNSHFNDNNIDLNNESKIHLPKKATSSQNAKPKSDITSPVIGGKPLVDNNGTRRPTNPFRVVSISSDKNSGNNSRKSSQPNSRISSIEREAPTSSSNRSMESEEEDGDSITKIQNKYDQLVLKCTKLQKEIDYLTKMNHQGTLSIDDTKKLSKALEKLQEYLDQKMKEKYEVGVLLSRRLRREINSGGNGEFWIGRK; encoded by the coding sequence ATGGGTCTCGACgaggaaaaattaaagaaacgGTTATCGCAGATTGAGATTGATATCGATGAAATGAACGCTATGATCGATGAGAATTTACAACTAAACAAACCATTCGTCGAGGGAAATATTAACCATGCCGATGGTTCAGATAGTAATAATCGAgaagaaactgaagaaaacaatcaagaagatgaagCTTTACCAGAACAAAACATTGACCCTCaggaagatgatgattcaGAAACCGCAGTACCTGAGATTGACGTTGATATTGCTACAGACAGTAATAATCAAATGAAACCAGTTGATACTCAAGAAACTGACGCTTGGGAAGACgaagagaaaaaggaagaagagattgaatttgagaaagaagaagcagaagaagaagaaaaacaCGATGAGGCAATTACTGAAGCTAACGAAGAGCTGAATGAAGGTGACTTCGAAGATGTAGTTTCAGAGACAAAATCACAGCCAGCAACTGGGGAAGCGCTACCGGTGGATGGAAACGAAAGGGATACACAAATACCTGATTCACAGAGCCAAGAAACCGAACAACCAGAAAAGAGCCTGGATTCATCATCCGTCAATGGAGAAAATGCTGAAGATATTGATCGTGACGAATCATACGAATACGAAGAAGTAACTGTAACAGATTCTGAAGAAGATGGAGAACCTGAGGCTGAAAGcgaacaacaacaaaaggTTGATGCTACGAAATTGATATTGCCTCAATCATATACAAAGGACGGAAATGTTAAACAAGACCTAgaggatgatgaagagACCACTGATGACGACTCTTACGAATATGAAGAAGTTACAGTGACGGATTCTGATGAGGCAGCTATTGGACAaggtgaagaagatgaagctGAGGAACAAAGTTCCAAAGACGAAGAAGCTAAAAAATCTGACCCTGAATCAAATGAtcatgaaaataatgaaaaaacgCCAGAAAAGGAAGCTACCCCAATTTTGGCAAAGACAGTTGATAACATCACTCCAAGCGACGTGGGAGCACCACTACCTGAAGATAATGAGGCTCCGAGAGCAAAAGATAGTGGGGTTGATTTATCACTTAAGCTAGAGCCTGAGGTATTGTTAGCTGCTCGGGATGCCAAGAAGACTCTACCTATAACGAATCCATTTAGTTCCAGCTCTAGAAAATCTGTAGAAACCGAAGCGGAATCATCAATTGCTCCAGCAAATCAAGAACCAGAACCCAATAGTGTACCATCACCTTCCCCAGTATTAACGCACCAAGGCAAAGTATTGGAAATGCAAAAAAGACTGTTTCAGCAATCCCCTGAATTACAAACACCGgcaaattttgaagataataacaACCCATCCAGAAGTATAAGGTCTAATAACAATAGTTTTACTACGAGAGAAAAACTCCCAAAGAACTCTCATTTTAACGATAATAAcattgatttaaataatgaatcaaagATACATCTACCAAAGAAAGCTACATCGTCACAGAATGCAAAACCAAAAAGTGATATCACATCACCTGTTATTGGTGGTAAACCACTTGTAGATAACAACGGGACAAGACGTCCGACGAATCCATTCCGTGTTGTATCTATCAGCAGTGATAAAAACAGTGGTAATAACAGTAGAAAAAGTAGCCAACCAAATAGTCGTATATCGTCCATAGAAAGGGAAGCGCCaacatcatcttctaatagATCTATGGAATCAGAGGAGGAGGATGGAGATAGTATAACGAAGATACAGAATAAATATGATCAATTGGTTTTAAAGTGTACTAAGTTACAGAAGGAAATAGATTATTTGACAAAGATGAATCATCAAGGGACTTTGTCAATCGATGATACTAAGAAATTGAGCAAGGCATTAGAAAAATTGCAAGAATACTTGGAtcagaaaatgaaagagaaatatGAAGTGGGTGTTCTACTAAGTAGACGTTTGAGAAGGGAGATTAACTCGGGAGGGAACGGTGAGTTTTGGATAGGAAGAAAATGA
- the SKO1 gene encoding Sko1p (similar to Saccharomyces cerevisiae SKO1 (YNL167C); ancestral locus Anc_2.86), whose amino-acid sequence MSAQPSATASSGGVSSFDLEPNPFEQSFGSTTDQTKDNLLKQATSASQRQPSLLSLGNQQNYSSRNNSYSNTTTQSFNNDKVPGLSINDMASLGSSTNRTTTTTTNNNTATINVDDERKRPSISLGRPSSITSPPLLTPGGSRRLPPLLLSPSYVQQANSNPSSLMAPTSVGSLLGSTTSPLLNNTNTSSANNNENNTTTTTTNTNINTNPTDTNPLQNRQSIEGQLSSIIFNLPKTGLTPNESSIRSGLTPGLLSQNYYPILPSISQSPIPSSSINKNVNTTEQNNVSNSMNGVPFTPGMTSLLGFSNVISPPLNTQENASQQHQQQQPHLQLPQQRQRQQNPKTSSYIETGAPMTMIDPRTTTLSAKNAVNQNHDDDNNTITTGSITKNKNSSTNQNGPAAPKKRRKKSTTASTNAVKKEQELQQQHQQQQDTNENTTGNTNTDSQTYDEEDQERKRKEFLERNRVAASKFRQRKKEYIKKIEGDLNYFHNEYEDYNNIMKMFLGPPLLSSSSSSNVNGNSNLRIGQHEFDSNGSSLINKLENSIMKNDGQSSLTILNQMKQILISTKYYERGGRDPVRENISEIGNTANFNNTDDSRNNSISGPKNTRPDIKQESLGSRISHLFDGPDSNTDNR is encoded by the coding sequence ATGTCCGCTCAACCTAGTGCTACTGCTTCCTCAGGAGGTGTCTCATCATTTGATCTAGAACCAAATCCTTTTGAACAAAGTTTTGGTTCAACTACAGATCAAACTAAAGATAACCTCTTGAAACAAGCAACTTCAGCTTCTCAACGTCAGCCCTCTTTACTTTCTCTCGGGAATCAACAAAATTACTCTTCAAGAAATAACTCATATTCAAATACAACCACACAAAGTTTTAACAATGATAAGGTGCCAGGTCTTAGCATAAATGATATGGCTTCTCTAGGTTCATCAACGAATCGTACTACTACGACGACGACGAACAACAATACCGCTACAATAAATGTAGATGATGAAAGGAAACGCCCGTCCATTTCTTTAGGTCGTCCCAGTTCCATTACAAGTCCACCTCTGTTAACACCAGGAGGATCCAGACGTTTACCACctctattattatctccTTCATACGTTCAACAGGCAAATTCTAATCCATCATCTTTAATGGCACCTACATCCGTAGGCTCGTTATTAGGTTCCACCACCTCTCCATTACTTAATAATACGAATACTAGTAGtgcaaataataatgagaaCAATACCACCACTACCACAACGAatacaaatataaataCCAATCCGACAGATACCAATCCACTTCAAAATAGACAATCAATAGAGGGACAATTATCAAGTATTATATTTAACTTACCAAAGACTGGCTTAACGCCAAATGAATCCAGTATAAGATCAGGGTTGACTCCTGGGCTATTAAgtcaaaattattaccCGATTTTACCCTCTATTAGTCAAAGTCCAATACCATCCTCCTCTATTAATAAGAATGTGAATACTACAGAACAGAATAATGTAAGTAATTCAATGAATGGTGTGCCTTTTACACCAGGGATGACATCTTTATTAGGCTTTTCAAATGTTATATCACCTCCTTTGAATACTCAGGAGAATGCTTCACAACAACAccaacagcaacaaccaCATTTACAATTACCTCAACAACGGCAGCGACAGCAAAATCCGAAGACTTCATCATATATTGAAACTGGTGCACCTATGACGATGATAGATCCAAGGACAACAACACTCAGTGCCAAGAATGCTGTCAATCAAAAccatgatgatgataataatactatcACCACTGGCAGTATtactaaaaataaaaattcatcGACCAATCAAAATGGTCCTGCTGCTCCAAAGaagagaaggaaaaaaagtACAACCGCATCAACAAACGCTGTGaagaaagaacaagaactgcagcaacaacatcaacaacaacaagataCAAATGAAAACACCACTGGCAACACGAATACAGATTCACAGACATACGACGAGGAAGATCAAGAACGGAAAAGGAAGgaatttttggaaagaaaTCGTGTTGCCGCATCAAAATTTAGACAACGtaagaaagaatatatcaagaagattgaaggtgatttgaattatttccataatgaatatgaagattataataatattatgaaaatgTTCTTAGGTCCACCGTTGTTgtcctcctcctcctcttcTAATGTTAATGGGAATTCCAATTTAAGAATTGGTCAACACGAATTTGATTCCAATGGTTCATCATTGATTAATAAGTTGGagaattcaataatgaagaatGACGGGCAATCTTCATTAACGATTTTAAAtcaaatgaaacaaatacTAATATCGACGAAATACTACGAGCGTGGTGGTAGAGACCCAGTACGTGAAAATATTTCGGAAATTGGAAATACTgcaaattttaataatacagATGATAGTAGAAATAACAGTATCAGTGGACCTAAGAATACAAGACCAGATATCAAACAAGAATCACTTGGTTCGCGAATATCTCATTTATTTGATGGACCTGACAGTAATACTGATAATAGATAA
- the FMP41 gene encoding Fmp41p (similar to Saccharomyces cerevisiae YNL168C; ancestral locus Anc_2.85) — protein MFYFYFFFSFVKYRDCNHLLFFQLYRSDLKASIRDRPTRRKINKSFESSPSQEKHDLHDFSSTTQSRTYISKLTFEENDSATQLALLNEEVRDCAMSYRYLQDVRKIICIGRNYAAHIAELNSKTPKQPFFFLKPSSSIITPITQAHPRRDDLPTGACFHGLREDGGNPSCIYLPKGTDVHHEVELALIMDKYVSNAQVGDINAGNVFDLIRGVALSFDLTARNIQFEAKDKGLPWSIAKGFDTFLPMSHFIPKDELSKDKDNLQDVFKLVCKVNGEVRQNEWSSLMLNPLEKIIQVISTTMTLEPGDIILTGTPSGVGQIQPGDEISGELFYGDKQLVDMKFDCEERPGPYVFTET, from the coding sequence atgttttatttttattttttcttttcatttgtaaaataCCGTGATTGCAATcacttattattttttcaattgtatCGATCCGATTTGAAGGCCTCGATCCGAGATCGGCCGActagaagaaaaataaataagtcatttgaatcatcaccatcacAAGAGAAGCATGACCTTCATGATTTCAGTTCAACAACTCAATCTCGAACATATATAAGTAAACTtacttttgaagaaaacgATTCTGCAACTCAATTAGCACTTCTGAACGAAGAAGTAAGGGATTGCGCAATGAGTTATAGATATTTGCAAGATGTTAGAAAGATTATCTGCATTGGACGCAATTATGCTGCCCATATTGCTGAATTAAACAGTAAGACCCCCAAGCAAccctttttctttttgaaacCATCATCTAGTATAATTACCCCAATTACTCAGGCGCACCCACGTCGTGATGATTTACCCACTGGTGCATGTTTCCATGGGTTAAGAGAAGATGGTGGTAATCCCTCATGTATTTATTTACCAAAGGGTACGGATGTACACCATGAGGTTGAGTTGGCTTTAATTATGGATAAATATGTATCCAATGCACAGGTAGGTGATATCAATGCGGGGAATGTTTTCGACTTGATTAGAGGTGTTGCCTTATCGTTTGATTTGACTGCAAGGAACATTCAATTTGAGGCGAAGGATAAAGGGTTACCTTGGTCTATTGCTAAGGGGTTTGATACTTTCTTGCCCATGTCACATTTCATTCCTAAGGATGAATTGAGTAAGGACAAGGATAACTTACAAGATGTGTTTAAATTGGTTTGTAAAGTTAATGGAGAGGTAAGACAGAATGAATGGAGTTCCTTGATGTTGAACCCATTAGAAAAGATTATTCAAGTTATTTCAACTACGATGACTTTGGAGCCTGGTGACATTATCTTGACAGGTACACCATCTGGTGTTGGACAGATTCAACCAGGAGATGAAATCAGCGGAGAGTTATTTTATGGTGATAAACAACTGGTTGATATGAAATTTGATTGTGAAGAACGTCCGGGACCATATGTTTTCACAGAGACATGA